The genomic region CGACCGGGCCTACAACCGGTCTTACAAGTTCGGCTGGGCCACGAGAGCCCGGTGCCACGGGTCTTTAGACCCGTGAATCCCCGTCGCGAGAAGGCTGGCGGCACGGGTCTGAAGACCCGTGGCACAACAGATACCCAGAATCAGCAGGAGAGGTGGCGAGTCATATCGGTGCGTGTCGGTCGACCGCGCACTCATCCCGCGAGGTCGCGCGTGTCAGAGCCCGGTGCCGGTTTCGGTGGGACAGAGACCTGTTCGGCCAATCGGAACCGCAAGAAGCGGAACTTGATCGAGACCATGACCCCGCGCACCACCCAGTCGGCCAGCATCGTCCACCAAACGCCCACCAGGCCGTATCCCAGCGTATACCCGAACACATACGAGAGCGGGAGCCGCACCAGCCACCCGCCGACGATCGGGGTCAACATCACCCAACGTGTCTCACCGGCGCCACGCAGGGCGCCGGCGACGACCATGGCGAACGCCAGCGGCACCTGGATCAATGCCGCGACGGCGCAGAACTGCACGCCGAGCGCGATGATCTCAGATTCGTCGGTGAAGAGGCGCATCCATTGTTCGGAGAACAGATAGAACGAGGCGCCCAAGATGGCCATGAAGAGCGCCGAAATCTGCGTCGCTACCCACCCGGCCTTGCGGGCTCCATCGGGGTCTTTGGCACCGAGCCGTTGTCCCACCATGGTGGTGGCGGCCTGCCCGAATCCGAGTGCCGGGAGAAACGAGATCGCCTCCATGTCGATGCCGATGCGATGGGCGGCGATGGCGGCGGCGCCAAAACCAGCCAGAAAGCGGTAGTAGATCCCCTGCATGGTGTTGACCAAGAGGCGCTCACCTGCCGTGGGGGCACCCAGCCGCCAGACGGCCTTGGCCGCGCCCAGAGACAGGTTCCTGATCCCCGGGGCCCACAGGCCGCGACGCGTCGCGATCACCGCCAAGACCAGGGTTCCGATGGCCTCCGAGACGCCGATTCCCCACGCGGAGCCTGCCACGCCGAGTGCCGGGATGCCGAACTTGCCGAAGATCGTCGCGTAGGCGACCAGCACGTGGAGCAGGTTTACGCCCAGTGTCACGTAGAGAGGGGTCTTCGCATCACCCGCCCCCTGGAAGATCGCCGAGAAGACATAGAACGCCCCCGAGAACACGAGCGCAATGTAGTAGACATGGAGGAACCGCAGTGATTCCGCCAACATCGCCTCGTCGGCGCCCATCCAACGGCACATCTGGGGCGAGGCCAACCACAGGATCGCCGCCAAGCCCAACGAGACCAGACCGGCGAGCACGACCACGGCTCGTGCCACTTTCAGACGGCGCTCCGGCTCGTCGGCGCCGGTGTGATAGGCGATCAAGACCTGTCCGCCGATACCCAGTCCGCGCTGGATGGCCATCGCGAAGAAGACCGGAATCTGTGCCATGCCCAGACCGGCCAGCGCGATCTCCGAGAGACGACCGACCATCGCCGTGTCGACAATGGCCGCGCCGCGCGATAGGAGATTGGTCGCCGCCATCGGCCAGGCGAGCGCCCAAACTTCGCGGTGGAATCGCTCCTTTGTCGACGGCCCGTCGGACATGACGTGCCAAGTAAGCAATGGACAGCCGACAGCACAATGCCCCGAAGCGTGCATCGCTTGCGACGTCCGCACAAAAGCGCTTGCGCGGTCAGGAGCGGCCATGGCTTCGTAAGTCCATGGTTCGCCGTTTGGATCCCCAACAGTGGCCGGTTGTCTCGCACCGTCGGCTGTCCGAATGGCACAAGCTCGGCACGCGTAAGGGGCGGGCACAGACCGGGCTACTGTTGATTGAAGGCGTGCGTCTTGTCGGCGAGGCGATGCTGTCCGGTCAGGACGTCGAATGTGTGATGGCAGCGGATGACGATCAAGGTCTTGCCGGAATGCGTCATCTGGCCTTTCAAGTCGGGCAACTGCCAAAGTCCGTGCTGCGGGTGGCGAGGCGCGATTTCGAGAAGCTGGCGGACACGCGGCACGCCGCCGGTGTCGCCGCCTTGCTGCGATGGCATCCCCAATCTCTCACGGGGGTGCGCGTACCGCCCGAACGCGATTGTCGCGTGTTGATCTGTGATCACATTGCCGACCCCGGCAACCTCGGCACACTCATTCGGGCTGCGGCCGGACTGGGCATCGACCGGATCATCATCACGGCTGGCTCGGTCGAACTGACCAACCCCAAGACAGTCCGTGCCACGGCCGGCGCTCTGTTTCATCTTCCGGTGCACGATGGAGTCGACGCCCCGGAGGCCGCCAGTTGGTGCCGCGACAGTGGGTTGGCGATCCTGATCGCCGACGCGCATCGGGGCAAGATTCCCGATTCCGGACGGCCCGTCTCTCGGTGGGCACTCGTATTGGGCGGCGAGACGATTCCCCACGATCCGGTTTGGGGCACGATTCCCGCCGACAGACTGCATGTGCCGCTTCGGCATGGGGTCGAATCACTGAACGTCGCTGTGGCGGGGGCCCTTCTCATCGACCGCCTGACCCGTCACCAAGCAGGACATGGAGGGGTAAGGGAGCGATGAGACAATGTCCTGCAACCGCAGAGGCGGTATTGCGTAACTTGTCCGGGGGATGGATCGGACCGTGATGACACCTCATCGCCACAACCTATCGGCCGCCTTCCTGGGTATCGCGTGGGCAACAATCGTCCTGGGTGCAGGCGCGACAGAACCGTCGGCCCAAGTCGTCAAGATTCAGAAGCTGGGGGGCGGACGATTCATGTCCGAAAGCGTCCAGCAGATTCCCGTGCCGGGGATATCCAAGCTGCACCTGATTGGGTCGTCCAATCTCGGCGGAACGGTCACTCTGACTACGCGGCCGGTGGATTCGGTTCGCGTGGAGCTGGTCAAGGTCTTCCGCGTTCCCTCGGCCGACATGGCATACGATTGGGAGCGTCTGATCGCCTGCGATCTCGTGCTCTCGGATTCGATTCTGACGATCGACCTGAAGGCCCAAAGCAATGCCCCCTGGCAGGGGAGCGAGTGGTCCGCGCGTGCGGAAGTGACGGTCACCATTCCACCGGACTGGGACATCAATGTCGGCGCCCGGTTCTTCGAATTTGATCTGGCCGGACCGTTCGGCGCCGCCGTTGTCGACACCGAGTTCGGCCGTGTCAAGTTGCAGAGAGTGACCCGACGAACATCGGTGACCGGGTCGTACACCGCCATCGAGCTGGCCGAGGTACGCGGTGAAATCAGCGCCCAGACCAGCTATGCCGATTTGGAAGTCCGTGGCGCGATTTCCGCCGCCGAAAGGGCCGCGCGCCTCGTCAACACGTCGGGGTCGATTTCGGTGCGTGGTCTGGCCGGCGCCGTCGACGTTGAGACCGAGAATGCCCCCGTTACGCTGTCCGATCTGGTGCTGGTGGGATCGGAGTCCTCGCTGCGCGGGTCCAATGCCCCAATCGAGGCCGAGATCATCGAATTCGGTGATGCCCAGTTGGAAGTCCGCAACGGCAACGCGCCGGTCAGTCTGAAGGTGCCGCGCTCACTGTCGGCGCGGCTGAATCTTGTGGTCGGCATCGGGGGGCGAATCCACACCGAGGGGCTGATTGTCCAGACTCACCCCAATCAATTGCGGACGGGTCGCTTGGAAGGTGTCTGTGGCTCCGGTCAGGGCCTAATCGACGTCGACGTCAGTGGCTTCGGCCGGATCGACCTGACCGGGCGATAGGTACATCAGCCAGCTCGCCTCTTGTCTCCCCTCCCATTTCCTGTCAGCGGTTTTTGGGTCGCGCGATCGGGGCACTGATCTGATATTGCGACTGTCGGTGGCGGTCGGGCGTGGTTGCACTTTTGCCTTCACCCGCCCCCAGCAGGAGGGGAGAAGATGAATGTCGGTGGGCACGGTACCATGACCGAGGCGCGGCGGTCGCGGCGCCTCGTGTGTTGGTGCTTCGCGGCCGTGGTCCTTTGGCCGGGATGTTGTGCGATGGCCGGTGAGCTCTTCCCCCGCGACCGCGTGCTGTTGCCGTTCACGCCGGCGGCGATGGCACAGGGACCTTCGGCTTTGCGATTCAATCCGTCGGCGCTGGGGTCAGATCCCGAGTTCGCCCTGGATTACTATCATACATATTCAGATTCCTCATTCCATGGCAATGACGCGCTCTATGCCGCGCTGCGCGGCATCGGCGTGGCGATCGAATGGTATGGCGCCGACCGGACCCCGGCCGGGCATTCCTACACCATCGGGTTGGCGACATCCGCCGAGCGGGCGCTGGCCCTGGGATCGTCGTACCAGTGGCGGTCATCGGACGATCCGGTCCAGGACAAGTCGCATTTCTGGTCGCACGGCCTCTGGTGGCGGCCGAACAACCGCTTGGCCCTCGCGGTCGTGGTCGACAACTACAATCGCATGAAGGTGCACGGCGAACGCTCCGATGCGCGGTTTGCCTATTCAGCGGCATGGCGGTTTCTGGACCGACGGTTGACCGTGGGCGGCGATTGGTATCAGCAGACGTCGGAGGCGTTGTTTGACGGCACCTATCGTGTCGGCGCCGCCTGGGAGGTGACCGATGGCCTGACGCTCTATGCCGATGTCGGCCGGGATCGGAGCTACTCGCTGGGCGGACGTCTGAACCTGACGAGTTTCCTCACCGGATCGCACGCGACCTTTGACCGTCACGATGGCTGGCGCGGTGGTGTGGCCTGTGCGGGAATCCGTTCCCAGCGGCAGCGCCCGCTGGTCCACGTCCGCCGCGAAGTCGTCCATCTGGATCTGACCGGCGCGATTCCCGATCGCCGACCGCCCCGACTCCTCTTTGGTCGGACCCCGTATACGACATGGGATTGGATCGATATGCTGGGCAAGGCGGAGACCGATCCATCCATCCGCGCTGTTGTTCTTCGCATCCAGGATCCCGAACTGGGTTGGGCACGCCGGCGGGAGTTGCGTCAGGCGCTGGCCCGTGTGCGCGCCGCGGGGAAATTCACGGTGGCCTATTGTGACGGCAACATCACGAACAGTGAATACTATCTGGCGACGGCCGCGGACCGCATCGTCGTTCCTCCGGTCTCCACGGTCGATCTGGTCGGGCTCAAGTCCGAAGTGGTCTTTGCGACGCGTCTGCTCGGCAAGCTTGGTATCGTCGCCGACCTGGAACACGTCGGCGAGTACAAGACCGCATCCGACCTGTTGACGCGGACGGACATGTCCCCGGCCCACCGTGAGGCACTCAATGCACTGCTGGACGATCTCGATTCGTGCTGGGTCGCGGAGATGGCACAGTCGCGCGGTGTGAGCAGCGAACGGGTGCGCGCGTGGATCGATCACGGACCGTACGTCTCGGTCGATGCCCGTGGCGCGGGGCTGATCGACGAGGTGATCTATGCCGACCGTCTGGACAGCCTCGTGCGCGCATGCGCCGGTCCGGTCTGGGGGCACGTTACGCAGGCACAGTTGGCGGGCCGACATTATGCGACGTCAGCGTGGACCCATCCGCGGGTTGCGGTGGTTTTCGCCTCCGGCTCCATGGTCGAAGGGGTCGACGGCACCGCGCCGCTCTGGGGCGATGTCATGGGGGAACGGACGATCGTTCAGGCGATTCGCCGTGCCGCCGCCGACCGCCGCGTCAAGGCGATCGTGCTGCGCATCGATTCGGGCGGCGGGTCGATCTTTGCCGCCGATGCCATCTGGCGTGAAGTGGCGCAGGCCAGAGCGAAGAAACCGGTGGTGGTGTCATTGGCCGACGTGGCAGCCTCCGGGGGATACTACATCGCCTGTGCCGCCGATTCGATCTTCGCGCAGCCGAACACCATCACCGGATCGATCGGTGTGATCGCCGGCAAACTGGATCTCTCGGGGCTGTACGACAAGGCGGGTCTGGATCGTGAGGTCCTGACGCGGGGGCCTTACGCCGCGATGTACAGCGCCGGTCGCGCGTTCGACTCGACCGAACGCGTCGTCGTCCGCGATCAGATGCTGAGGGCGTATGGGCGCTTCGTCTCCATCGTGGCTGCCGGGAGACATCTCGCCGAGGACTCGGTGGACGCGATCGGGCAGGGACGGGTCTGGTCCGGAACCGCGGCGTGTGGCCGGGGACTGGTGGATCGCCATGCCGACCTGCGTGAGGTCATCGCGGTGGCGGCCCGTATGGGAAGAATCGAGTCTGGTGACGCGATCGGCATCCAACTGCTGCCTCGGCCCGAATGGCGTCTGTTTGATGCCGGTCCGCTCGCGCAGACCAATGGGCTTGGGTCGATGGGCGGGTTCCTGCGGTCTGCGCTCGGCTCGTTCCCGCTGACCTCGTGGATTGCGAGTGATGCCAATGTGCGGTATGAACTGCCGTACTCCATCACGGTGCGCTGATGCCCCATCACATTCACATCATTCGCCCTTCTGCCTGCTTGTGTTCGGATCGCGATCGCGCTATCCTGCCGCAGTCGACCCGCGCGGGAGATTGTGCCCATGACCAGACTGGCGATCACGACCGATCCACATATCTGCAAATTCACGATCCATAATGTACCGGATCGACCCGGCGTCGCGGCGGATCTGTTCGGCCGCTTCGGTGCCGCGGGGATCAATATCCTGCTCTTGGCTTCGGCCGGATCAGCCGTGGGTCGCAGCGACGTATCCGTGACCGTCGGCGCCGACGATGCGGTGCGGCTGGCCCGCCTCTTGGAATCAGCCCGGGCCGAGCTTTCGGCCCAGAGCGTGAGCGAGCGTCATGATGTCGCCGCGATCAGTTTGATTTCCCAAGAGATGCGTCGTCTGCCCGGAGTGGCGGGGCGGATGTTTCGGGCGTTGTCGGCTCATGGTATCAACATCGACATGATCACGGCCGCCGACGCCGCTGTGACATGCGTGATCGACGAGCGATTTCTCGCATCCGCCCAGAAGGCACTCCAGCAGGAGTTCCGCCAGGAGCTTTCGGTCCCTTGACCGACTCCATATGGTCGTCAAATCCAGCGGCTGTTGATGCATCTGAGACAGTTCTCTTGTCCCAAACCACAGTAGCACCTGATTCTATCTTGTGGTTCAATGGGTTAGCCGGGATTGTCCCACTGGCACCGGTCTTGCTTTCGAGTATGCGCTGCTGATGTTGCGTGGAGTGACCAAAACGAAAGGAGCACGGACATGGGACGATATCGCGCTTTGACGATCACGATTGCACTAACGGCGGCCAGTGTACTCGTCCTTGGCTGCGGTGCAGAGAAGAAGGAGTCTGAGACTGCCGCACCAAAATCGGGGACGCAGGCCAATCAGGCCGCGCAGCCGTACGCCATTGATTGGTGCATCGTTTCGGGTGAGAAACTGGGCGGGATGGGCGCCCCGGTGAGCTATCAGCATCAGGGGCGCGAGCTCAAGTTCTGCTGCAAGGGATGCATCAAGGACTTTGAACGCGAGCCGGCGCGCTATCTGGCCCGCTTGGATTCAGCCGTCGCCGGACAGATCCAGCAGCCGCACGTCGAAGAAGAAGGCCACGGCGGCTGATCACGTTCGACATCAATCACCCGATCGGGCGCGGGCGAGCGCTGCCTATTGCCTTGTGACCGGTCGGGTTTGTGCATAGTACACGCCTGCGATGATGATCGCCGCGTATCCGGCGACCGCGATCGTCAGTTCCTCTCCCAAGAGCGCGTACCCCGCCAACGTGGCGACGATCGCCTCGAGGAAGAGAAACATGCTCGTGTTCATCGCGGAGAGGCGCTTCAGCCCCGCCGCCCACCAGTAGTAAGCCAGCCCCGACGGCACGATGCCGATCAGGATCGTCAGCCACCACGCCTGAGCCGACATCGCGCCCGCCTCGCGTCCCAAACGTCCGGCGCCGAGTCCGAGGAAGAAGACAAAACCCATCGTCATGTGGATGGTCGCGATGGCCAGCGGCGAGTAGCGGATCAGGCGCGACTTGGTCATGATCGTGTACAGCGACCAGGTCAGCACACTACACAGTGCCAATATGTCGCCCCAGTTGTGTACGAACGACAACCGTGCCGGATTCCCCCGGGTCGCCAGAAACAGGACGCCGATGACGGCGATCAACAGTCCGATCACCTGGCGCCATGACACCCGTTCCCGCAGAAACACCCAGCCGAGCAGTCCCGTGACCGGTGGAATCAACGTCAGAATCCACCCGGTGTTGGTCGCCGAGGTGAAGCGCAGACTGTTGACCTGGATCAACTGGTGGGCGATGATGCCGACGGCGCCAGCGCCGAGGACAATGCCGAGGTCACGCCGCGCCAGCGACAATCGCACCCGACCCATGAGGCAAAGAGCGAGTAGGATCGCTGCACCGATTCCCAATCGCAGGGTGAGGAAGACGACCGGCGACAACGTCCGCAGGACAATCTTGGCCAGCGGAAAATAGACGCCCCAGGCGGTGATCGCCGCCAGCGAATAGAGCACGCCGAGCCACGAATCGCGGCGGGATGTGGTCATGGACAGGTCAGTGTCGGGTTTTCCCGATCCAATGCCCAGGCCAGGCGATTGTTGAGGACGTATTCGCGCGTGGCGTGCAGATCGTCGTCATTACGGATGACGTGTTCGTAGTAGTTGCGTTGCCAGACAGGTTGGCCAGGTGTTCCGCGGAAGGCGTTGATCCGTTTGGTTGTTGCCCCTTTGAAACCGCGCACGATCGCGCCGATGGTTTGCGACGGCGACGCAAGGCGCGGCGTAGGGGCGTATTGCAATACGCCCCTACGGTCGGTGATGAAGACAATCGCGTGGAAGTGATTGGGCATGACAACAAACGTGTCCGGCGCGACCTGCGGACGGAGCGTAGGTGTGTGAAGCCATTCGTCCTCCACGATCCGTCCCGTATCATTCAACCGCATTGTCCCATCAACGATCTCCCCGAATAGGCATCGCCGGTCCTGCGTGCAGATTGTGACGAAGTATGCGCCGGATTGGGAATAGTCATACTCGCGGAGGCGTACCGACCGACGACGCCTAACGGCTGGACTTTCCTTCGTCTTGTTCGTCACGTTAGATCCGTAGGGGCGCCCCTGTGTGGGCGCCCATGTTCGTGGGGAGTGTCATGAGGGCGGACACACAGGTCCGCCCCTACGATCGTCACAATCCCGTGGACGTGATTCGGCATCACCACGAATTCATCTGGCGCCATTTGGGGGAACTTCGCCGGCAATTCCGACCATCACCGTTCGACCATCCGCCCGGCATCATTCGAGCGCATCGCACCGTCAACGATCTCACCGAACAGACACCGCTTGTCTTGCGTACAGATCGTGACGAAATAGGCGCCGGCTTGGGAATAATCGTATTCAGGCAGGCGGAGAGAACGACGGTGGAGTTCTTCGTTCGCGGTCACGCCTCTCCGCCATTGCCGTTCCCCCCATTGCCATTCCCGTTTCCGTTCTCCTCTTCGGACGTCACCACGCGGGCGACGTCGATCACCTTGTCGCCGGAATCGAGGTGGATGAGGCGGACGCCCTGGGTGGCGCGGCCCATGACGCGCACGGTCGACAACGGCAGGCGGATCACGATGCCGTTTTGCGTGATGATCATCAGTTCATCATCGTCGACGACTTCCTTGATGGCGATCACCATGCCGTTGCGTTCGGTGGTCTTGATGTTGATGACGCCCTTGCCGCCGCGGTTGGTGAGGCGGTACTCGGCAATCTCGGAGCGTTTTCCATACCCGTTCTCGGTGACGGAGAGCAGCGTTGAGGCGCGTTTGACCACGACCATGCCGATGACCGAGTCGTCTTCCTGCAGTGAGACGCCGCGCACACCATAGGCGGTGCGTCCCATCCCGCGGACATGCTCCTCGTGGAAACGCACGGCCAGCCCGGCGCGGGTGGCGAGGATGATTTCATTGGTTCCATCGGTGATTCCGGCCTCGATCAACTCGTCGTGTTCTTCTTCGGGAAGATCGATCGCCGCGATACCGCCCTTGCGCGGGTTGCCGAAGGCGGAGAGCACGGTCTTCTTGATCGTCCCCTTGCGCGTGGCCATGACGATGAAGTGCTCATCGTCGAACTTCTTCACTGGGACGAAGGCGGTGATCTTCTCCTGGGGGCCCAGTTCGAGCATGTTGGCGATGTTCTTCCCGCGAGCCAGCTTGCCACCCTGAGGGACCTCATGGACCTTCAGCCAGTAGCAACGTCCGGCGGTGGTGAAGAAGAGAATGTAGTCGTGGGTCGAGGCGATGAACAGGTGCTCCACGAAGTCGGATTCTTTGGTGTCCATCCCGCGCACGCCACGGCCGCCGCGTCCCTGGCGCCGATAGGCCGAGACCGTCAGGCGCTTGATGTAACCCTCATGCGAGATCGTGATCACCACATCTTCTTCGGCGATCAGGTCTTCGATCGAGAAATCCTCCACCGCCTCGATGATCTCGGTGCGACGCGCATCGGCGAACTGCTCTTTGAGCTCCACCAGTTCGGCATGCACGATCGCCATCCGCCGGGCATGGGAAGCCAGAATCCCCCGATATTCCTCGATCGCCTTGATCAGGGCCAGATACTCATCCTCGATCTTCTGGCGTTCGAGTCCCGTCAGCCGTTGCAGGCGCATGTCCAGGATCGCCTGCGCCTGAATCTCCGAGAGCTTGAACTGCTCGATCAACCCGGCCTTGGCCTCGGCGGGTGTTGCCGAAGCGCGGATCAGCTTGATGATGGCATCGAGATGGTCGAGCGCGATCTTCAGTCCCTCGAGGATATGGGCGCGTTCCTCGGCCTTCTTCAGATCGTATTCGGTGCGCTTGCGGATGATCTCGTGGCGATGTTTGAGGAACTCCTCCAACAGCCGACGCATGGTCAGCACACGCGGCACGCCGTCGACCAGGGCGAGGTTGATGACGCCGAAGGTGACCTGCATCTGCGTATGCTTGAACAGATTGTTCAGCACGGTCTCGGGGATGGCGTCGCGCTTGAGCTCGAAGACAATCCGCATGCCGTCGCGGTCGGACTCATCGCGTAGGTCGGAAAGCCCTTCGATCTTCTTGTTGCGCACCAGCTCAGCGGTGCGTTCCAGGAGATTGGACTTGTTGACTTGATAGGGAATCTCCGAGACGATGATGTTCTGTTTGCCGTTCGGGAGTGTCTCGATGTTGGCGCGTGCGCGGACGGTGAGTTGGCCGCGTCCGGTACGGTTGGCGGCGGCGATTCCGGCACGGCCGACAATCAATCCTCCGGTGGGGAAATCGGGCCCTTGGATGTGCGTCAGCAGTGCATCGTCGTCGATCTCCGGATCATCGATCAGGGCGCAGAGCGCATCTGTGATCTCGCCGAGATTGTGCGGCGGGATGTTGGTCGCCATGCCCACCGCGATACCGGAGGAGCCGTTGCACAGGAGATTGGGGAAACGTGAGGGCAGGACCGTCGGCTCATCGAGCGTATTGTCGTAGTTGCGAACAAAGCCGACCGTCTCCTTCTCCATGTCAGCAATCATCTCCATGGCGAACGGCGACAGCCGTGCCTCGGTGTACCGCATCGCCGCGGCGGCATCGCCATCGACCGAGCCGAAGTTCCCCTGCCCGTCGACCAAGGTGTAGCGCATGTTGAAGTCCTGCGCCATGCGCACCAAGGTCGGATAGACCACCTGCTCGCCGTGGGGATGGTAATTCCCCGAGGTGTCGCCGCAGATTTTCGCGCATTTGCGATGGGCGGCGCCGGGATTGAGGTTGAGATCGTTCATCGCCACCAGAATGCGCCGATTCGACGGCTTGAGGCCATCCGCCACATTCGGCAGCGCCCGTTGCGTGATCACCGACATCGAGTAGTCGAGGTATGACCCCTTCATTTCCTCTTCGAGGAAGACGGGGACGATCTTCTCGCGTTCCAAAGCCATGTGGTCCTCCAAAACACCCGTTGGCAATGGACCGAAGGCCCCCGGCGGAGGGACCCAAGTCCATTGGAATCTTTAATTTAGGTGAACCTGCGGAGCGGTGCAATGGGGAACTTGTCCGCGTGCAGCTCCCGAGTTCAGGCGTGCTCGGCATGCGCGAAAAGGCTGGGACTGCCCCAGGATGGTTCGTATCATGCTTGCTTCCGTCCGGCGCCGTTTCGCCTCGCGGAGACAGGGGATTGATCATGCAACTGCAGGCCACGATCAGCAACGAAGAGGGCTGGAAACGAACGATCACGATCGTCGTCCCGGCGAATGAAGTCGAGACGGTCTATGTCGCCACGACCGCGAAGTACCGCCAGAAGGCGAAGATCCCCGGCTTCCGTCCCGGCAAGGCGCCGGAGAAGATGGTCACCCAGCGGTATGCCGACGAGATCCGTCAGGAAGTCCTCGAGACAGTCGTCCCGGAGGCCTTCGACGGAGCGCTCAAGCAGTTGGCGCTCGACCCGATCGGCTCCCCGACGTTGTCGGCGGTCAATCTCGAACGCGGCAGCGACCTGACGTTCGAGGCCGAAATCGAGATACGACCACAGGTTGAGATCGTCGGCTACAAGGGCCTGAAGCTCACCAAACAGATCTATGAGGTCACCGACCAAGATGTCGATTCGGCCTTGGAATCGGTTCGCGACGGGGCCGCGACAACGACCGAAGTGCAACGGCCGGCACGTGAAGGGGATGTCGTCACCTGCGACCTGCAGAAGATCTATGATCGGCTCAACCGGGTGAAACGGACTCAGTTCAACGACGTCAAGATCGAATTACGCAACGACCGCACCCGGCCGCAGTTGTACGCGGGGCTCAATGGCATGGCAGTCGGCGAAGGCAAGGAGATCGAAGTCACGTATCCGGCCGATGAGCCCGATCTCGACTTGGCGGGGAACACCTTGCTCTACCGGGTCTGGCTGAAATCGGTGGCGCAGAAGAATCTGCCGGTGCTCGATGATGAGTTCGCCCGTTCGCTGCCTGGCGACAAGGTCGAGACGCTGGCCCAACTGCGGGATGTCATTCGCAAGGATCTGGAACGCCGCATGGAAGGCGCGGCGATGAAGGACCTGCGCGCCCAGGCACGGCGCGGCGTGGTCGAGGCCAATGCGTTCCCGATCCCCGGCAACTTCCTGCAGGAATACCTCGACGACGTGGCCAACCGTTTGAAGGCGCAGGATCCGTCCATCACGCCCGAGACCGTCCGCACCCGGTTCGAGCCGCTGGCGGTGGAGCAGTTCCGTTGGGATTATGCCGTCTCCGACATCGCCAAGCGCGAAAACATCAATGTTACCAAGGCCGAGGTCAACGCGATTGTCGAGGCCTGGCCGCCGCAGGCCCAGGACCGACCTGACTCGGCGAAGGTGCACTGGTCGCTTCTGGAGATGAAGATCTACGACTTCCTGTTGACCAACGCCGAGATC from Candidatus Zixiibacteriota bacterium harbors:
- a CDS encoding MATE family efflux transporter yields the protein MSDGPSTKERFHREVWALAWPMAATNLLSRGAAIVDTAMVGRLSEIALAGLGMAQIPVFFAMAIQRGLGIGGQVLIAYHTGADEPERRLKVARAVVVLAGLVSLGLAAILWLASPQMCRWMGADEAMLAESLRFLHVYYIALVFSGAFYVFSAIFQGAGDAKTPLYVTLGVNLLHVLVAYATIFGKFGIPALGVAGSAWGIGVSEAIGTLVLAVIATRRGLWAPGIRNLSLGAAKAVWRLGAPTAGERLLVNTMQGIYYRFLAGFGAAAIAAHRIGIDMEAISFLPALGFGQAATTMVGQRLGAKDPDGARKAGWVATQISALFMAILGASFYLFSEQWMRLFTDESEIIALGVQFCAVAALIQVPLAFAMVVAGALRGAGETRWVMLTPIVGGWLVRLPLSYVFGYTLGYGLVGVWWTMLADWVVRGVMVSIKFRFLRFRLAEQVSVPPKPAPGSDTRDLAG
- a CDS encoding transposase, which translates into the protein MTNKTKESPAVRRRRSVRLREYDYSQSGAYFVTICTQDRRCLFGEIVDGTMRLNDTGRIVEDEWLHTPTLRPQVAPDTFVVMPNHFHAIVFITDRRGVLQYAPTPRLASPSQTIGAIVRGFKGATTKRINAFRGTPGQPVWQRNYYEHVIRNDDDLHATREYVLNNRLAWALDRENPTLTCP
- the sppA gene encoding signal peptide peptidase SppA, whose product is MNVGGHGTMTEARRSRRLVCWCFAAVVLWPGCCAMAGELFPRDRVLLPFTPAAMAQGPSALRFNPSALGSDPEFALDYYHTYSDSSFHGNDALYAALRGIGVAIEWYGADRTPAGHSYTIGLATSAERALALGSSYQWRSSDDPVQDKSHFWSHGLWWRPNNRLALAVVVDNYNRMKVHGERSDARFAYSAAWRFLDRRLTVGGDWYQQTSEALFDGTYRVGAAWEVTDGLTLYADVGRDRSYSLGGRLNLTSFLTGSHATFDRHDGWRGGVACAGIRSQRQRPLVHVRREVVHLDLTGAIPDRRPPRLLFGRTPYTTWDWIDMLGKAETDPSIRAVVLRIQDPELGWARRRELRQALARVRAAGKFTVAYCDGNITNSEYYLATAADRIVVPPVSTVDLVGLKSEVVFATRLLGKLGIVADLEHVGEYKTASDLLTRTDMSPAHREALNALLDDLDSCWVAEMAQSRGVSSERVRAWIDHGPYVSVDARGAGLIDEVIYADRLDSLVRACAGPVWGHVTQAQLAGRHYATSAWTHPRVAVVFASGSMVEGVDGTAPLWGDVMGERTIVQAIRRAAADRRVKAIVLRIDSGGGSIFAADAIWREVAQARAKKPVVVSLADVAASGGYYIACAADSIFAQPNTITGSIGVIAGKLDLSGLYDKAGLDREVLTRGPYAAMYSAGRAFDSTERVVVRDQMLRAYGRFVSIVAAGRHLAEDSVDAIGQGRVWSGTAACGRGLVDRHADLREVIAVAARMGRIESGDAIGIQLLPRPEWRLFDAGPLAQTNGLGSMGGFLRSALGSFPLTSWIASDANVRYELPYSITVR
- a CDS encoding DMT family transporter, which codes for MTTSRRDSWLGVLYSLAAITAWGVYFPLAKIVLRTLSPVVFLTLRLGIGAAILLALCLMGRVRLSLARRDLGIVLGAGAVGIIAHQLIQVNSLRFTSATNTGWILTLIPPVTGLLGWVFLRERVSWRQVIGLLIAVIGVLFLATRGNPARLSFVHNWGDILALCSVLTWSLYTIMTKSRLIRYSPLAIATIHMTMGFVFFLGLGAGRLGREAGAMSAQAWWLTILIGIVPSGLAYYWWAAGLKRLSAMNTSMFLFLEAIVATLAGYALLGEELTIAVAGYAAIIIAGVYYAQTRPVTRQ
- a CDS encoding RNA methyltransferase → MDPQQWPVVSHRRLSEWHKLGTRKGRAQTGLLLIEGVRLVGEAMLSGQDVECVMAADDDQGLAGMRHLAFQVGQLPKSVLRVARRDFEKLADTRHAAGVAALLRWHPQSLTGVRVPPERDCRVLICDHIADPGNLGTLIRAAAGLGIDRIIITAGSVELTNPKTVRATAGALFHLPVHDGVDAPEAASWCRDSGLAILIADAHRGKIPDSGRPVSRWALVLGGETIPHDPVWGTIPADRLHVPLRHGVESLNVAVAGALLIDRLTRHQAGHGGVRER
- a CDS encoding ACT domain-containing protein, which encodes MTRLAITTDPHICKFTIHNVPDRPGVAADLFGRFGAAGINILLLASAGSAVGRSDVSVTVGADDAVRLARLLESARAELSAQSVSERHDVAAISLISQEMRRLPGVAGRMFRALSAHGINIDMITAADAAVTCVIDERFLASAQKALQQEFRQELSVP